The following are encoded in a window of Paenibacillus polymyxa genomic DNA:
- the clpC gene encoding ATP-dependent protease ATP-binding subunit ClpC, with product MMFGRFTERAQKVLALAQEEAVRLGHNNIGTEHILLGLIREGEGIAAKALIGLGLGLEKIQDEVETLIGRGQEQPTNIAYTPRAKKVIELSMDEARKLGHTYVGTEHILLGLIREGEGVAARVLNNLGISLNKARQQVLQLLGSSEAVSSHHGAPANVSTPTLDSLARDLTASAKENNLDPVIGRSKEIERVIQVLSRRTKNNPVLIGEPGVGKTAIAEGLAQKIIANEIPETLRDKRVMTLDMGSVVAGTKYRGEFEDRLKKIMDEIRQAGNIVLFIDELHTLIGAGGAEGAIDASNILKPALARGELQCIGATTLDEYRKYIEKDAALERRFQPITVDQPSPEEAIQILYGLRDRYEAHHRVKITDEAIEAAVKLSDRYITDRFLPDKAIDLIDEAGSKVRLNSYTVPPNLKQLENRLEDIRKEKDSAVQSQEFEKAAALRDTEQKIREELDVTKNQWKEQQGRTDSEVTPEDIAQVVAIWTGVPVSKLKEEETHRLLNMEELLHERVIGQDEAVKAVSRAIRRARAGLKDPKRPIGSFIFLGPTGVGKTELARALAESMFGDENAVIRIDMSEYMEKHSTSRLVGAPPGYVGYEEGGQLTEKVRRKPYSVVLLDEIEKAHPEVFNILLQVLEDGRLTDSKGRVVDFRNTLIILTSNVGAQAIKRNSTLGFTAVVDAGADYDNMKGKVMDELKKSFRPEFLNRIDEIIVFHSLEEKHIAEIVSLMSEELRKRLNEYEVDFELTDNAKKFLAKEGFDPAYGARPLRRAIQKHIEDRLSEELLTGNITKGDSLFIDEENGALTVTKKDNVSAKS from the coding sequence ATGATGTTTGGAAGATTTACGGAACGTGCACAGAAAGTGCTTGCTTTGGCTCAGGAAGAAGCTGTTCGATTGGGACACAACAACATTGGCACAGAGCACATTTTGCTAGGCCTCATTCGTGAAGGTGAAGGAATAGCAGCGAAAGCCTTAATCGGTTTAGGACTGGGACTGGAAAAAATCCAGGATGAAGTGGAAACGCTGATTGGACGTGGTCAAGAGCAACCGACGAACATTGCCTATACTCCACGCGCCAAAAAAGTCATCGAACTGTCTATGGATGAAGCCCGTAAACTGGGCCATACCTATGTAGGTACAGAACATATTTTGCTTGGTCTTATTCGTGAAGGCGAAGGCGTAGCAGCACGTGTACTGAATAACCTGGGCATTAGCCTGAACAAAGCGCGTCAGCAAGTGCTTCAATTACTCGGTAGCAGCGAGGCTGTTTCCAGCCATCACGGTGCTCCAGCTAATGTCAGCACGCCAACTCTGGACAGTCTGGCACGCGATCTGACGGCATCTGCGAAGGAAAACAACCTGGACCCTGTTATTGGGCGTAGCAAGGAAATCGAACGCGTGATTCAGGTGCTCAGCCGCCGTACAAAGAACAATCCGGTTCTGATTGGTGAGCCTGGGGTAGGTAAAACGGCGATTGCCGAAGGATTGGCCCAAAAAATCATAGCGAATGAGATTCCCGAAACGTTGCGCGACAAGCGCGTAATGACACTGGATATGGGTTCTGTGGTAGCAGGCACTAAGTATCGTGGTGAATTCGAGGATCGTTTGAAAAAAATTATGGACGAGATTCGTCAAGCGGGTAATATCGTGTTGTTCATTGATGAGCTGCATACGCTGATTGGTGCTGGTGGAGCGGAAGGCGCAATTGATGCGTCCAACATCCTGAAACCTGCTCTGGCACGTGGCGAGCTGCAATGCATCGGTGCGACCACGCTGGATGAATACCGCAAATATATTGAGAAAGATGCTGCTTTGGAGCGTCGTTTTCAACCAATTACAGTGGATCAACCTTCTCCAGAAGAGGCGATTCAAATCTTGTATGGTCTGCGTGACCGTTACGAAGCGCATCACCGTGTAAAGATCACAGATGAGGCTATTGAAGCGGCCGTAAAATTGTCAGATCGTTATATCACCGACCGCTTCCTGCCAGATAAGGCTATTGACCTTATTGATGAGGCGGGCTCCAAAGTAAGGCTGAATTCTTACACTGTACCGCCAAACCTGAAACAGCTGGAAAACCGTCTGGAAGATATTCGTAAGGAAAAGGATTCAGCGGTACAAAGTCAGGAGTTTGAAAAAGCGGCAGCGCTGCGTGATACAGAGCAAAAAATCCGTGAAGAGTTAGACGTAACGAAAAACCAATGGAAAGAACAACAGGGTCGTACAGATTCCGAAGTTACCCCAGAGGATATCGCTCAAGTCGTTGCAATCTGGACAGGTGTTCCAGTCAGCAAGCTGAAAGAGGAAGAAACACACCGCTTGTTGAATATGGAAGAGTTGCTGCATGAGCGGGTAATTGGACAGGATGAAGCAGTTAAGGCAGTAAGCCGGGCGATTCGCCGGGCACGTGCCGGACTGAAAGATCCGAAGCGTCCAATTGGTTCCTTTATTTTCCTCGGTCCAACTGGGGTTGGTAAAACAGAGCTGGCACGCGCCTTGGCTGAATCCATGTTTGGAGATGAAAATGCGGTTATCCGTATCGATATGTCCGAATATATGGAGAAACACTCCACGTCCCGTCTGGTAGGAGCGCCTCCAGGGTACGTTGGATATGAAGAAGGCGGTCAACTGACTGAGAAGGTACGTCGTAAGCCATACTCTGTTGTGTTGCTGGATGAAATTGAAAAAGCACACCCAGAAGTATTCAATATTCTTCTGCAAGTGCTGGAAGATGGGCGTCTGACAGATTCCAAAGGTCGTGTCGTTGATTTCCGTAATACACTCATCATCCTAACATCTAATGTTGGTGCACAGGCGATTAAACGTAACTCCACGCTTGGTTTTACAGCTGTAGTGGACGCTGGAGCGGATTACGATAATATGAAGGGCAAAGTGATGGATGAACTGAAGAAAAGCTTCCGTCCTGAGTTCTTGAACCGGATTGATGAAATTATCGTTTTCCATTCTCTCGAAGAAAAACATATTGCCGAAATTGTATCACTCATGTCTGAGGAGCTGCGTAAGCGCCTGAATGAGTATGAGGTGGACTTCGAGTTGACAGACAATGCTAAAAAATTCCTTGCCAAGGAAGGCTTTGATCCAGCGTATGGTGCGCGTCCATTGCGTCGTGCAATCCAGAAGCATATTGAAGATCGCCTGTCCGAGGAACTGTTGACTGGCAACATTACTAAAGGTGACTCACTCTTCATTGATGAGGAGAACGGTGCATTGACTGTAACCAAAAAGGATAATGTATCTGCCAAGTCCTAA
- a CDS encoding protein arginine kinase produces MPNIRFTEKPLSDWMRGDAADSEIVISSRVRIARNLQHLPFPMLATNQQSEEALQRLTDILQYDDLGGFGTFHTLKISELDEIDKRVLVEKHLISPNLANESRNGAVLISDDESVSVMINEEDHLRIQCLYPGCQVREAWERAMIIDDAFEAHVDYAFDDRRGFLTSCPTNVGTGMRASVMMHLPALVMTHQINRILSAVSQVGLTVRGIYGEGSEAVGNLFQVSNQITLGQTEAEIIENLHGVVLQIIEHERSARERLMNESMLRITDRVMRSFGILSYAAVLDSKEAAQRLSDVRLGVDLGILERPSTAAMNELNVMTQPGFLQKSFGDKMNTEERDMYRAKLIRQKLGTTL; encoded by the coding sequence ATGCCCAATATTCGGTTTACGGAGAAGCCGCTAAGTGACTGGATGCGTGGTGATGCTGCGGATTCGGAGATTGTCATTAGCAGCCGGGTGAGAATTGCGCGTAACTTGCAGCATCTGCCTTTTCCCATGCTTGCTACCAATCAGCAGTCGGAAGAAGCACTTCAACGCTTAACGGATATCCTTCAGTATGATGATTTAGGTGGTTTTGGTACTTTTCATACGTTGAAAATATCCGAGTTGGATGAGATCGACAAGCGGGTGCTGGTTGAGAAGCATTTGATTAGTCCTAATTTGGCGAACGAATCTCGTAACGGTGCTGTTTTAATTAGCGATGATGAATCGGTTAGTGTTATGATAAACGAAGAGGATCATCTGCGAATCCAGTGCTTATATCCGGGATGTCAGGTTAGGGAAGCTTGGGAACGCGCTATGATTATTGATGATGCATTTGAAGCGCATGTTGATTATGCATTTGATGATCGGAGAGGTTTTCTGACCAGTTGTCCGACGAATGTCGGCACAGGTATGAGAGCTTCGGTGATGATGCATTTGCCCGCATTAGTCATGACTCATCAAATCAATCGTATATTGTCTGCTGTTTCACAGGTAGGTCTTACGGTTCGCGGCATTTACGGTGAAGGTAGCGAAGCGGTCGGAAATTTGTTTCAGGTATCTAATCAGATTACACTAGGACAAACCGAAGCGGAAATTATAGAGAATCTACATGGCGTGGTGCTACAAATTATTGAGCACGAGCGTTCTGCCAGAGAACGGCTAATGAATGAATCTATGCTGCGAATTACAGATCGGGTGATGCGTTCATTCGGTATTTTGTCATATGCAGCAGTACTGGATTCCAAGGAGGCTGCACAGCGGCTGTCCGATGTGCGTCTTGGCGTAGATTTGGGGATTTTGGAGCGTCCTTCCACCGCAGCGATGAATGAGCTGAATGTGATGACACAACCCGGGTTCCTGCAAAAAAGCTTTGGGGATAAAATGAATACCGAAGAGCGCGATATGTACCGGGCGAAGCTGATCCGGCAAAAATTAGGCACAACCCTTTAA
- a CDS encoding UvrB/UvrC motif-containing protein, which yields MLCQECNMRPATLHFTKIVNGEKTEFHICETCAKEKGEMIPGTPNGFSIHSLLSGMLDFDSSTKSQSPGHSGPQNLQCKDCGMTYAQFSKLGRFGCPSCYQYFDSRLDPLFKRVHGSTNHVGKVPVRTGGRLKVKRQIDDLKKEMQQHIVQEEFESAAELRDQIRELEKEMTEE from the coding sequence ATGCTGTGCCAAGAATGTAATATGCGGCCGGCAACTTTGCATTTCACCAAAATTGTGAATGGCGAAAAGACAGAGTTTCATATTTGTGAGACGTGTGCCAAGGAAAAAGGGGAGATGATCCCTGGAACACCTAACGGCTTTTCGATTCATAGCTTGTTGTCGGGGATGCTGGATTTTGACTCCAGTACAAAGAGCCAGTCTCCAGGCCACAGTGGTCCGCAAAACCTGCAATGCAAGGATTGTGGCATGACCTATGCACAGTTTAGTAAGCTGGGACGTTTCGGATGCCCGTCGTGCTATCAATACTTTGATAGTCGTCTGGACCCTCTGTTCAAGCGTGTGCATGGCAGTACGAATCATGTTGGTAAAGTTCCGGTTCGCACTGGAGGCCGCCTGAAGGTTAAACGGCAAATTGACGATTTGAAAAAAGAGATGCAACAGCATATTGTACAGGAAGAATTTGAATCAGCTGCTGAGCTTAGGGATCAAATCAGAGAGCTTGAAAAAGAAATGACTGAAGAGTAA
- a CDS encoding CtsR family transcriptional regulator, which yields MRNVSDIIEQYLKSILLESPQGLVEIQRNDLADRFSCVPSQINYVISTRFTLEKGYVVESKRGGGGYIRIQRIQLPAQHAIHTHLHQSIGEEISQSAAEGLIYQLEEAHFLSKREANLMKAALSRDTLLLKLPYRDQLRARLLKAMLISLLATK from the coding sequence ATGCGCAATGTTTCCGATATTATTGAACAATATTTAAAGAGTATATTGCTGGAAAGTCCCCAAGGTTTAGTGGAGATTCAGCGCAATGATCTGGCTGACCGCTTTTCCTGCGTGCCGTCGCAAATTAATTATGTAATTAGCACCCGGTTTACGCTGGAAAAAGGCTATGTGGTGGAAAGTAAACGCGGTGGCGGGGGCTACATTCGTATTCAGCGAATTCAGCTGCCTGCACAGCATGCCATCCATACACATCTTCATCAGAGCATCGGGGAGGAAATAAGCCAATCGGCAGCAGAAGGACTGATTTATCAGTTAGAGGAGGCCCATTTTTTAAGCAAAAGGGAAGCTAATCTAATGAAGGCTGCCTTATCGAGGGATACATTATTACTGAAGCTTCCCTATCGTGATCAACTGCGAGCAAGATTGCTTAAGGCTATGCTGATCTCGTTGCTGGCGACCAAATAG
- a CDS encoding GNAT family N-acetyltransferase: MEIRQLQRKEFEAAIELSQYAFQFTMSLEDLEKAGKKFKPEQTWGIFDGHDLNAKLTLLPLQVYINGQVFDMGGIAGVATWPEKRRGGMVSRLLTHALEEMKFAGQSLSFLHPFSFAFYRKFGWETYIEYKKYVIPIDKFPAKLKTEGTVKRDVKDISELDQVYQAYASRYNGTLVRDKEWWQERILNENYRTAVYYSKTGDPQGYALYKIEDKQLNCDELVYENETARQALWTYFANHDSMITHGKFIYVPADDNLPFLLDDPRIQQEIVPYFMGRIVDAAAFVERYPFEQVGEETRLTLNLIDRYAPWNEGVWRLTITTEGKGHLERVDTSNSSENAMVADLKLGIQSLTTLMLGYQQADDLYKWGRIEGGSEFVSALKRVIPVKQTFLLDFF, translated from the coding sequence ATGGAGATCAGACAATTACAACGTAAGGAATTTGAAGCGGCTATTGAATTATCTCAATATGCTTTTCAGTTTACAATGTCCCTGGAGGATCTGGAGAAAGCTGGGAAGAAGTTCAAACCAGAGCAAACATGGGGAATATTCGACGGACATGACTTGAATGCTAAATTGACTTTGTTACCGCTACAGGTATACATAAATGGTCAGGTTTTTGATATGGGAGGCATTGCTGGTGTGGCAACGTGGCCGGAAAAGCGTCGCGGAGGCATGGTTTCACGTTTGTTGACGCATGCGCTTGAAGAGATGAAGTTTGCGGGACAAAGCCTTTCTTTTCTGCATCCTTTCTCCTTTGCCTTCTATCGTAAATTTGGATGGGAAACGTATATTGAATACAAAAAGTACGTCATTCCCATTGATAAATTCCCTGCAAAACTTAAAACAGAAGGTACAGTCAAACGCGATGTCAAAGATATTTCAGAACTGGACCAAGTGTATCAAGCGTATGCATCTCGTTATAATGGCACGCTGGTACGAGATAAGGAATGGTGGCAAGAGCGGATTTTAAATGAGAACTATCGAACTGCGGTATATTACTCAAAAACAGGCGATCCTCAGGGATATGCACTATACAAAATTGAAGATAAACAGTTGAATTGTGATGAGTTGGTTTATGAAAATGAGACGGCCCGTCAGGCTTTATGGACTTATTTTGCAAATCATGACTCCATGATAACCCATGGTAAATTTATTTACGTTCCAGCAGATGACAATCTGCCATTTTTACTTGATGATCCGCGAATTCAACAGGAGATCGTGCCTTATTTTATGGGTCGCATTGTGGATGCAGCTGCTTTTGTAGAAAGATACCCTTTTGAGCAGGTTGGAGAGGAAACACGTTTAACCTTAAATCTGATAGATCGATATGCACCATGGAATGAAGGAGTATGGAGATTAACAATTACTACGGAAGGGAAAGGACATCTGGAGAGAGTGGATACAAGCAATTCATCTGAAAACGCTATGGTAGCTGACTTGAAACTTGGGATTCAGTCATTGACGACTCTGATGCTTGGCTACCAGCAGGCTGATGATCTGTATAAGTGGGGGCGTATTGAAGGGGGCAGTGAATTTGTGTCTGCGCTTAAACGTGTAATACCAGTAAAACAAACGTTCTTATTGGATTTTTTCTGA